Proteins from a genomic interval of Cuculus canorus isolate bCucCan1 chromosome 19, bCucCan1.pri, whole genome shotgun sequence:
- the ZBTB34 gene encoding zinc finger and BTB domain-containing protein 34 isoform X2 — translation MDSSSFIQFDVPEYSNTVLSQLNELRLQGKLCDIIVHIQGQPFRAHKAVLAASSPYFRDHSALSTMSGLSISVIKNPNVFEQLLSFCYTGRMSLQLKDVVSFLTAASFLQMQCVIDKCTQILESIHSKISVGDVDSVTVGAEENSENRNGVKDSSYFANPIEISPPYCSQVRQSTAGSDLRMETTPGKSLRSRLQEEGHSDRGSSGSISEYEIQIEGDHEPGDLIVRENQVAEVKVKMEKSDRPSCSDSSSLGDDGYHTEMVDGEQVVAVNVGSYGSVLQHVYSFTHASSQATGVSETFGSLSNTSPSRSMLSCFRGGRARQKRVSTGHLHSDVQGLVQGTDNDSMVSNPGYENSPRERNARGHWYPYNERLICIYCGKSFNQKGSLDRHMRLHMGITPFVCKFCGKKYTRKDQLEYHIRGHTDDKPFRCEICGKCFPFQGTLNQHLRKNHPGVTEVRNRVESPDRTEAFVEQKGDHDASASEAMDSVIFSASITAFS, via the exons ATGGACAGCAGCAGTTTCATTCAGTTTGATGTGCCAGAGTACAGCAACACTGTTCTGAGCCAGTTAAACGAACTCCGCTTGCAAGGAAAGCTATGTGACATAATTGTGCACATTCAGGGTCAACCATTTCGAGCCCATAAAGCCGTCTTAGCTGCCAGTTCTCCTTATTTCCGTGACCATTCAGCATTAAGCACCATGAGTGGCTTATCGATATCAGTTATTAAAAACCCCAATGTTTTTGAacagttgctttctttttgttacaCTGGAAGGATGTCCTTACAGCTGAAGGATGTTGTTAGCTTTCTGACTGCAGCCAGCTTTCTACAGATGCAATGCGTCATTGATAAATGCACACAGATACTGGAGAGTATTCATTCGAAGATCAGTGTTGGAGATGTTGACTCTGTTACTGTTGGCgctgaagaaaattcagaaaatcgCAATGGCGTTAAAGACAGCAGTTACTTTGCCAATCCCATTGAGATATCCCCCCCCTATTGCTCTCAGGTGCGACAGTCAACAGCAGGCAGCGATCTTAGGATGGAAACTACGCCAGGCAAATCTCTGCGTAGCCGTTTGCAAGAAGAAGGGCACTCAGATCGAGGAAGCAGTGGGAGCATCTCTGAATATGAGATTCAAATTGAAGGCGATCATGAGCCAGGAGACCTGATAGTAAGGGAAAATCAGGTTGCAGAGGTGAaagttaaaatggaaaagtcTGACAGGCCAAGCTGCTCTGATAGCTCTTCCCTTGGAGATGATGGATATCACACTGAAATGGTGGATGGAGAGCAAGTGGTGGCTGTAAATGTTGGTTCCTATGGGTCTGTCTTACAGCATGTTTATTCATTTACCCATGCCTCGTCACAGGCTACAGGCGTGTCCGAAACCTTTGGAAGCCTGAGCAATACGAGTCCTTCAAGATCAATGCTGAGCTGTTTCAGAGGGGGCCGTGCACGCCAGAAGCGGGTATCCACAGGTCACTTGCATAGCGATGTTCAGGGCTTGGTGCAGGGGACTGACAATGACTCCATGGTGAGTAACCCAGGATATGAAAATAGTCCACGGGAAAGGAATGCGAGAGGTCATTGGTATCCATACAACGAGAGGCTGATTTGTATTTACTGTGGGAAATCTTTCAACCAGAAAGGGAGCCTTGACCGGCACATGCGATTGCACATGGGAATAACTCCTTTTGTGTGCAAGTTTTGTGGGAAGAAATACACCCGCAAGGACCAACTTGAGTATCACATTCGTGGTCACACAGATGACAAGCCCTTTCGCTGTGAGATctgtggaaaatgttttcctttccagggTACGCTAAACCAGCATTTGCGGAAGAACCACCCTGGGGTAACAGAAGTAAGAAACAGGGTAGAGTCTCCAGACAGAACAGAGGCATTTGTGGAACAGAAAGGAGATCACGATGCTTCAGCTTCTGAAGCTATGGATTCTG taatCTTCAGTGCAAGTATAACAGCCTTTTCCTGA
- the ZBTB34 gene encoding zinc finger and BTB domain-containing protein 34 isoform X3 yields the protein MDSSSFIQFDVPEYSNTVLSQLNELRLQGKLCDIIVHIQGQPFRAHKAVLAASSPYFRDHSALSTMSGLSISVIKNPNVFEQLLSFCYTGRMSLQLKDVVSFLTAASFLQMQCVIDKCTQILESIHSKISVGDVDSVTVGAEENSENRNGVKDSSYFANPIEISPPYCSQVRQSTAGSDLRMETTPGKSLRSRLQEEGHSDRGSSGSISEYEIQIEGDHEPGDLIVRENQVAEVKVKMEKSDRPSCSDSSSLGDDGYHTEMVDGEQVVAVNVGSYGSVLQHVYSFTHASSQATGVSETFGSLSNTSPSRSMLSCFRGGRARQKRVSTGHLHSDVQGLVQGTDNDSMGTLNQHLRKNHPGVTEVRNRVESPDRTEAFVEQKGDHDASASEAMDSGMEIHAMSNTSD from the exons ATGGACAGCAGCAGTTTCATTCAGTTTGATGTGCCAGAGTACAGCAACACTGTTCTGAGCCAGTTAAACGAACTCCGCTTGCAAGGAAAGCTATGTGACATAATTGTGCACATTCAGGGTCAACCATTTCGAGCCCATAAAGCCGTCTTAGCTGCCAGTTCTCCTTATTTCCGTGACCATTCAGCATTAAGCACCATGAGTGGCTTATCGATATCAGTTATTAAAAACCCCAATGTTTTTGAacagttgctttctttttgttacaCTGGAAGGATGTCCTTACAGCTGAAGGATGTTGTTAGCTTTCTGACTGCAGCCAGCTTTCTACAGATGCAATGCGTCATTGATAAATGCACACAGATACTGGAGAGTATTCATTCGAAGATCAGTGTTGGAGATGTTGACTCTGTTACTGTTGGCgctgaagaaaattcagaaaatcgCAATGGCGTTAAAGACAGCAGTTACTTTGCCAATCCCATTGAGATATCCCCCCCCTATTGCTCTCAGGTGCGACAGTCAACAGCAGGCAGCGATCTTAGGATGGAAACTACGCCAGGCAAATCTCTGCGTAGCCGTTTGCAAGAAGAAGGGCACTCAGATCGAGGAAGCAGTGGGAGCATCTCTGAATATGAGATTCAAATTGAAGGCGATCATGAGCCAGGAGACCTGATAGTAAGGGAAAATCAGGTTGCAGAGGTGAaagttaaaatggaaaagtcTGACAGGCCAAGCTGCTCTGATAGCTCTTCCCTTGGAGATGATGGATATCACACTGAAATGGTGGATGGAGAGCAAGTGGTGGCTGTAAATGTTGGTTCCTATGGGTCTGTCTTACAGCATGTTTATTCATTTACCCATGCCTCGTCACAGGCTACAGGCGTGTCCGAAACCTTTGGAAGCCTGAGCAATACGAGTCCTTCAAGATCAATGCTGAGCTGTTTCAGAGGGGGCCGTGCACGCCAGAAGCGGGTATCCACAGGTCACTTGCATAGCGATGTTCAGGGCTTGGTGCAGGGGACTGACAATGACTCCATG ggTACGCTAAACCAGCATTTGCGGAAGAACCACCCTGGGGTAACAGAAGTAAGAAACAGGGTAGAGTCTCCAGACAGAACAGAGGCATTTGTGGAACAGAAAGGAGATCACGATGCTTCAGCTTCTGAAGCTATGGATTCTGGTATGGAAATTCATGCAATGTCTAACACATCTGATTAA
- the ZBTB34 gene encoding zinc finger and BTB domain-containing protein 34 isoform X1: MDSSSFIQFDVPEYSNTVLSQLNELRLQGKLCDIIVHIQGQPFRAHKAVLAASSPYFRDHSALSTMSGLSISVIKNPNVFEQLLSFCYTGRMSLQLKDVVSFLTAASFLQMQCVIDKCTQILESIHSKISVGDVDSVTVGAEENSENRNGVKDSSYFANPIEISPPYCSQVRQSTAGSDLRMETTPGKSLRSRLQEEGHSDRGSSGSISEYEIQIEGDHEPGDLIVRENQVAEVKVKMEKSDRPSCSDSSSLGDDGYHTEMVDGEQVVAVNVGSYGSVLQHVYSFTHASSQATGVSETFGSLSNTSPSRSMLSCFRGGRARQKRVSTGHLHSDVQGLVQGTDNDSMVSNPGYENSPRERNARGHWYPYNERLICIYCGKSFNQKGSLDRHMRLHMGITPFVCKFCGKKYTRKDQLEYHIRGHTDDKPFRCEICGKCFPFQGTLNQHLRKNHPGVTEVRNRVESPDRTEAFVEQKGDHDASASEAMDSGMEIHAMSNTSD, translated from the coding sequence ATGGACAGCAGCAGTTTCATTCAGTTTGATGTGCCAGAGTACAGCAACACTGTTCTGAGCCAGTTAAACGAACTCCGCTTGCAAGGAAAGCTATGTGACATAATTGTGCACATTCAGGGTCAACCATTTCGAGCCCATAAAGCCGTCTTAGCTGCCAGTTCTCCTTATTTCCGTGACCATTCAGCATTAAGCACCATGAGTGGCTTATCGATATCAGTTATTAAAAACCCCAATGTTTTTGAacagttgctttctttttgttacaCTGGAAGGATGTCCTTACAGCTGAAGGATGTTGTTAGCTTTCTGACTGCAGCCAGCTTTCTACAGATGCAATGCGTCATTGATAAATGCACACAGATACTGGAGAGTATTCATTCGAAGATCAGTGTTGGAGATGTTGACTCTGTTACTGTTGGCgctgaagaaaattcagaaaatcgCAATGGCGTTAAAGACAGCAGTTACTTTGCCAATCCCATTGAGATATCCCCCCCCTATTGCTCTCAGGTGCGACAGTCAACAGCAGGCAGCGATCTTAGGATGGAAACTACGCCAGGCAAATCTCTGCGTAGCCGTTTGCAAGAAGAAGGGCACTCAGATCGAGGAAGCAGTGGGAGCATCTCTGAATATGAGATTCAAATTGAAGGCGATCATGAGCCAGGAGACCTGATAGTAAGGGAAAATCAGGTTGCAGAGGTGAaagttaaaatggaaaagtcTGACAGGCCAAGCTGCTCTGATAGCTCTTCCCTTGGAGATGATGGATATCACACTGAAATGGTGGATGGAGAGCAAGTGGTGGCTGTAAATGTTGGTTCCTATGGGTCTGTCTTACAGCATGTTTATTCATTTACCCATGCCTCGTCACAGGCTACAGGCGTGTCCGAAACCTTTGGAAGCCTGAGCAATACGAGTCCTTCAAGATCAATGCTGAGCTGTTTCAGAGGGGGCCGTGCACGCCAGAAGCGGGTATCCACAGGTCACTTGCATAGCGATGTTCAGGGCTTGGTGCAGGGGACTGACAATGACTCCATGGTGAGTAACCCAGGATATGAAAATAGTCCACGGGAAAGGAATGCGAGAGGTCATTGGTATCCATACAACGAGAGGCTGATTTGTATTTACTGTGGGAAATCTTTCAACCAGAAAGGGAGCCTTGACCGGCACATGCGATTGCACATGGGAATAACTCCTTTTGTGTGCAAGTTTTGTGGGAAGAAATACACCCGCAAGGACCAACTTGAGTATCACATTCGTGGTCACACAGATGACAAGCCCTTTCGCTGTGAGATctgtggaaaatgttttcctttccagggTACGCTAAACCAGCATTTGCGGAAGAACCACCCTGGGGTAACAGAAGTAAGAAACAGGGTAGAGTCTCCAGACAGAACAGAGGCATTTGTGGAACAGAAAGGAGATCACGATGCTTCAGCTTCTGAAGCTATGGATTCTGGTATGGAAATTCATGCAATGTCTAACACATCTGATTAA
- the ZBTB43 gene encoding zinc finger and BTB domain-containing protein 43, translated as MESGSSSFRVEFPDFSSTILQKLNQQRQQGQLCDVSIVVQGHLFRAHKAVLAASSPYFCDQVLLKNSRRIVLPDVMNPRVFENILLSTYTGRLVMPAPEIVSYLTAASFLQMWHVVDKCTEVLEGNPTVLCQKMNHGSDHQSPSSSSYNGLVETFELGSGGQTEFHKAQELRDGENEEEGSKDELSCQLTEHEYLPSNSSTEHDRLSTGMTSQDGEEGTSDSAEYQYTRPMYSKPSIMSHKRWIHVKPERFEQDCEGVDNPYDEHQVSESMNAIQADHSIQSSGVEDFHIGDKKMEAEFDEQADESNYDEQVDFYGSSMEEFSGERADGNLSAHRQDLMIAAGYGEGIEMATGIKEETSLTGFSHADKLYPCQCGKSFTHKSQRDRHMSMHLGLRPYGCGVCGKKFKMKHHLVGHMKIHTGIKPYECNICGKRFMWRDSFHRHVTSCTKSYQASKAEQSTTEMS; from the coding sequence ATGGAGTCTGGGTCAAGCTCTTTTCGAGTGGaatttccagatttttctaGCACCATTCTACAGAAGTTAAACCAGCAACGCCAGCAAGGACAGTTATGTGACGTGTCCATTGTAGTTCAGGGCCATCTCTTCAGAGCCCATAAAGCTGTTCTTGCAGCCAGTTCGCCTTACTTCTGCGATCAGGTTCTCCTCAAGAACAGCCGGCGAATTGTCCTGCCTGATGTGATGAACCCCAGAGTATTTGAAAACATCCTTCTGTCCACCTATACAGGACGGCTGGTGATGCCTGCTCCAGAAATCGTTAGCTATCTGACAGCAGCGAGTTTCCTCCAGATGTGGCATGTGGTGGATAAATGCACTGAAGTGCTGGAGGGGAACCCAACGGTTCTGTGCCAGAAGATGAACCACGGCAGCGACCATCAGTCCCCTAGCAGCAGCAGTTACAATGGCCTTGTTGAAACCTTTGAACTGGGCTCCGGAGGGCAGACGGAATTTCACAAAGCGCAGGAACTAAGGGATggtgaaaatgaagaagagggCTCTAAAGACGAACTGTCGTGCCAGCTGACAGAACATGAGTACCTTCCCAGTAATTCTTCAACAGAACATGATAGACTTAGCACTGGAATGACAAGTCAGGATGGCGAGGAAGGGACTAGTGACAGTGCGGAGTACCAGTACACCAGACCTATGTACAGTAAGCCCAGTATCATGTCTCACAAGCGATGGATCCATGTGAAGCCAGAAAGATTTGAGCAAGACTGCGAAGGCGTTGATAATCCTTACGATGAGCATCAAGTTTCTGAATCTATGAATGCTATCCAGGCAGATCATTCAATCCAGTCTTCGGGTGTTGAAGACTTTCATATAGGCGACAAGAAGATGGAAGCAGAATTTGATGAACAGGCAGATGAAAGTAATTATGATGAACAAGTTGACTTCTATGGCTCTTCTATGGAAGAATTTTCTGGGGAAAGGGCAGATGGAAATTTAAGTGCTCACAGACAGGATCTTATGATAGCAGCTGGCTATGGTGAAGGCATTGAAATGGCTACAGGCATTAAAGAAGAGACATCCCTCACTGGATTCTCACACGCTGATAAGCTATATCCTTGTCAATGTGGTAAAAGCTTTACACACAAAAGTCAGAGAGATCGGCATATGAGTATGCACCTCGGTCTTCGACCTTATGGCTGTGGTGTCTGTGGTaagaaattcaaaatgaaacaccATCTCGTAGGCCACATGAAAATCCACACAGGCATAAAACCATACGAGTGTAACATCTGTGGGAAAAGATTTATGTGGCGGGACAGTTTTCATCGTCATGTGACCTCTTGTACCAAGTCATATCAAGCTTCTAAAGCTGAGCAGAGTACTACTGAGATGAGCTAA